The following DNA comes from Mesoplasma sp. JKS002658.
TGATGTTAAAAAGGGTCAACAAATGGCGATTGTTGATAATAAGATTATTGAAACACAACCTTCAATTCGTGCGGTTTTTGAAAAAAGCCTTTCAAAATATATTACTAACAAAGTTGAAATTTTAACAATCTTTGTAGGTCAAGATGCTGATACAAGCAATGTCAATGATTTACGCAAGATGTTAGATGAAGATTACAATATTGAATATGAAATTGTTGATGGTGGCCAAAAAATTTATACCTTTATTATTGGAATTGAATAGATAAAATTCAACTAAAAGATGTCGTCGTCTTTTAGTTTCTTTATAATGTATCGTTAATAGATAGGAAAAATAAAAATGATTAAAATTGCTTTTGATGTCATGGGCTCAGATAAAGGTTCAAAGGTTGCGCTTGAAGCGGGATTGAAGTTTTTATCGACTCATGATGATTTAGAACTAGTTTTTTATGGTGATGAAACTGAAATTAAAGCGCATCTTTTTGCTTTGAAAAAATACAAGGTTGACCCGGTTCGTTATTCAATTGTTCCTACCAATGAAGTAATTGATGTTCATGGATCAATTTTAGACGTTCGTCGCAAAAAAGATGCTTCAATTGTACGTGCTTTAGAAGCGGTCAAAAATAATAGCGTTGATGCGATGCTCACAGGAGGACCAAGTGCTGCTTTTATTGCAGGAGCACAAATTATTATTGGTAACCTTCCTGGGGTTAAACGTTCGGGATTTATGCCTACAATTCCTTCTAATGTTGATAACAAGGTTTTGTTATTATTGGATGCTGGTGCTAATTTAGAAAATAGTCCCGAAGAATTATTGCAATATGCACAAATGGCAACAGTTTATTCTCGCAGTGTTAATAAAATTGAAAAACCTTTGGTTGGTTTAATGAATATTGGTGAAGAAGAGGGTAAAGGAAAAGAGTTGCAAAAAGAAGCATATAAACTCTTAAGTGCTGATAAAAGCATTAATTTCTATGGTAATTTAGAACCTCGCGAACTTTTGGTAGGAAAAGTTGATGTCTTAGTCACTGACGGATTTTCAGGAAATATTGCCTTAAAAACTGCTGAAGGGGCTGCAAAAAGTATTTTTAGAGAAGTTAAAAACCAAGTTAAGAAGTCAATTTTTAGAAAAATGGCACTTGTTGGAATGATTCCTACCTTTAAAGCGATAGCTAAAAAATTTGACTATAAAAATCATGCAGGAGCAATTTTGTTAGGAATTAATGGGATTGTTTTTAAATCACATGGTTCAAGTGATGTGCGTTCGTTTGAAGCAACTTTACGGATGACTTATCAAGCAGTGAAAAACGAAGTTTTAGTTAATTTAGTTGAAGGAATGGATAAACAAAATCATGACCAAGAAAATTAATTCATCTAAGTTTGAAGACTATTTTGAAACTACTTTTCAAATTAAAATTAATGATCACTGTTATTATGATCAAGCTTTAACCCATAATTCTTATGCTAATGAAAATAAATTAGACTATACGTATCAGCGGTTAGAATTTTTAGGTGATGCAATCTTGCAAGAGTATATGTCGCTCTACTTTTATAAGAACAATCCCAGAGTTGATGAAGGAAAGCTTACTAAAGAGCGTTCTAATGCTGTCCGAGAAGAAACATTAGCAGGAGTGATGCGCAGGATTGGTTTGAATCGTTATATTCGTTTGGGTAATGGTGAGATGGCAAGCGGAGGAAATGATAAACCTTCAATTCTTGCTGATGTTTTCGAATCAATCACAGCAGCAATTTATTTAGATAACGAAGCTAATGGTAGTGCTGATCAAGTTATTAAACAATGATTAAAACAAACTTTGATTACCTATATTTCCCAAAGTGAATATCTTGAATCAATCAAGGATTATAAATCCGAACTTCAAGAATTAATTCAAGCAGAAAATCGTAGTGATTTGCAGTATATTGTTAAATCGCATCACCCAGTTGAAAATAATAGTATTGAGTATATAGTCGAAGTTAAGTTGGACGGACAAGTTTATGGTGAGGGAACGGGTCTTTCTAAACAAGCTGCTGAGCAACAAGCGGCTAAAAATTGTTTAGAGAAACTGAGAAGAAAATAAGAGAGTAATTATAAGAAATTAAAGACGAACTAATTGTTTTTAATTCAATTATTAATACTGATTACCACAAGGAGGTATAATCGATGTTATTTTTAAGAACACTCTATGCATATGGTTTTAAATCATTTGCCACCCCAACCACTCTAGACTTTACCAGTGAAATGATTGGAGTTGTTGGTCCAAATGGATCAGGAAAGTCAAACATCACTGATGCAATTCGTTGAGCATTAGGAGAACAAAGTAATAAGTCGTTACGGGGAAAATCAATGGATGATATTGTTTTTTCTGGTAGTGTAAACAAAGCTGCGTTAAATAATGCCAAAGTTAGTTTGACTTTTAGTAACGAACGCAACACTTTTAGCACCCTTGATGCTGATGTGGTTGAAATTACCAGAACTTTTGACAAAAAGAAACGTGAAAGTGAGTTTTTTATCAACGGTGAAAAGGTTAAATTACGTGAAGTTCAAGAATTAGCACTTGAAACTGGTCTAACAAAGTCATCTTTAGCAATTATTTCCCAAGGAACGATTACTAATTTTGCTTCTTCACGTCCCGAGGATCGTCGGGAATTATTTAACGAAGCTGCGGGGGTAGCCAAGTATAAAAAACGTAAACAAGAAGCTTTAAATAAATTAATTCATGCTCAAGAGAATCTAAACCGGTTCAATGACTTGGTTAGTGAAATTAGTAAACGTCTCCCTTCGCTGGAGCGCGCTGCTAAAAAAGCAAAGATTTATCAAGAAAAGTCTAAAGAATTAGCAGAAATTGAAATTGCAATTATTCAAAAAGATTTACAAATCTTTTTTGCTCGAGTTGAAGAAATTAATGGTTTATTAAGTGATACTAACCAAAAGATTTCTGAATTAACTAAAGAAATTAATGGATCTGATGATGAATTTAAAAGTCTTGCAACCCAGTTAAACGATTATGAACAACAAAATGCTAGTCTTCAAAACGATATTAATCAACTAAACCAACGTTTAGTTGATTTACGAGTAAAAAAGACCCAGGCTGATAGTCGTGAAAGTCAAAAAAATGCGAATGTTAATGATGATGTTTTGCAAGCAACCCGTTTAAAAAAAGAGTATCAAGAAAATAAAGTTCGTTTGGAAACAGAAGAAGGACGAAGTCAACAGTTAAATGCTGATATAACCAAAGAACGCGAACAAAACGATTTATTAACCCAACAATTTGATGCAATTGTGAAAAAGATTGACCAAATTCGGAAAAATGTTAACCAGTTAGAAGCAAGAATTAGTTATGAAAATAACCACCAAACTACTAACCGAACTGCTCAAGATTATATTATTCAAAACAAGAGTCGGATTGGGGGAGTGATTGGAAAATTAATTGATTTAGTTGAAGTTGATAATCAATATCAAGAAGCAATTTCAGTAGTTTCTGCACAAAATATGTTTTCAGTGGTGATGGAATCAAGTCAAGCAACAAAAAACGCCCTTGAATTTTTAGACACCAACCGCTTAGGAAGAGCAACATTTCTCCCCCTTGATACTCTTGCTCCAACCACAATTAGTGGGGTTAACCGTAATGTCATTGAGCAAGCTCCAGGATTCTTAGGGTTTGCTAACGAGCTTGTTAACATTCAGTCAAGTTATCAAAAAGCCTTAGATTATGCTTTGGGAAGTGTAATTGTAGTTGATGATTATGATCATGCTCTTAGTTTGGGTCGACAAATTAATTACCGTTATAACATCGTCAGTTTAGATGGTCGTCGCATTATGCCCAAGGGAGCAGTTCAAGGTGGTAAGGGACGGAATAATAATATCTTTACTAGACAGACAGTTAATAACCTTGAAGAGTTAAAAAAACAGGTCGAAGAGTTAAATCAAACTGAAGAAGTTGAAACTAAAACTCTGAATGAATATCGCCAAGCTCGAGACAAAGTCCGAGAAAACATTAACGAACTCGAAGTATCAATAAGATCATGTTTAGCAACAAAACGTGATTTAAACAGCAAGTTGCAGTCTTTAAATGATGATTATCGTTTGATTACTAAAACCAACATTGAAGGAGGTATTCGTGAAGAGAGTGGTGAGAGTGAATCTTTGAAAATTGCTCGTGAAATTAGTAAGATGCAAAACCAATTGGTAGAAAAGCAACAAATGGTTAACCAAATTATTGAAGCACGAACTAAGTATGCTGCTCGTCAGGCTTCTTTAAGTGATTT
Coding sequences within:
- the plsX gene encoding phosphate acyltransferase PlsX, which encodes MIKIAFDVMGSDKGSKVALEAGLKFLSTHDDLELVFYGDETEIKAHLFALKKYKVDPVRYSIVPTNEVIDVHGSILDVRRKKDASIVRALEAVKNNSVDAMLTGGPSAAFIAGAQIIIGNLPGVKRSGFMPTIPSNVDNKVLLLLDAGANLENSPEELLQYAQMATVYSRSVNKIEKPLVGLMNIGEEEGKGKELQKEAYKLLSADKSINFYGNLEPRELLVGKVDVLVTDGFSGNIALKTAEGAAKSIFREVKNQVKKSIFRKMALVGMIPTFKAIAKKFDYKNHAGAILLGINGIVFKSHGSSDVRSFEATLRMTYQAVKNEVLVNLVEGMDKQNHDQEN
- the rnc gene encoding ribonuclease III; its protein translation is MTKKINSSKFEDYFETTFQIKINDHCYYDQALTHNSYANENKLDYTYQRLEFLGDAILQEYMSLYFYKNNPRVDEGKLTKERSNAVREETLAGVMRRIGLNRYIRLGNGEMASGGNDKPSILADVFESITAAIYLDNEANGSADQVIKQWLKQTLITYISQSEYLESIKDYKSELQELIQAENRSDLQYIVKSHHPVENNSIEYIVEVKLDGQVYGEGTGLSKQAAEQQAAKNCLEKLRRK
- a CDS encoding AAA family ATPase codes for the protein MLFLRTLYAYGFKSFATPTTLDFTSEMIGVVGPNGSGKSNITDAIRWALGEQSNKSLRGKSMDDIVFSGSVNKAALNNAKVSLTFSNERNTFSTLDADVVEITRTFDKKKRESEFFINGEKVKLREVQELALETGLTKSSLAIISQGTITNFASSRPEDRRELFNEAAGVAKYKKRKQEALNKLIHAQENLNRFNDLVSEISKRLPSLERAAKKAKIYQEKSKELAEIEIAIIQKDLQIFFARVEEINGLLSDTNQKISELTKEINGSDDEFKSLATQLNDYEQQNASLQNDINQLNQRLVDLRVKKTQADSRESQKNANVNDDVLQATRLKKEYQENKVRLETEEGRSQQLNADITKEREQNDLLTQQFDAIVKKIDQIRKNVNQLEARISYENNHQTTNRTAQDYIIQNKSRIGGVIGKLIDLVEVDNQYQEAISVVSAQNMFSVVMESSQATKNALEFLDTNRLGRATFLPLDTLAPTTISGVNRNVIEQAPGFLGFANELVNIQSSYQKALDYALGSVIVVDDYDHALSLGRQINYRYNIVSLDGRRIMPKGAVQGGKGRNNNIFTRQTVNNLEELKKQVEELNQTEEVETKTLNEYRQARDKVRENINELEVSIRSCLATKRDLNSKLQSLNDDYRLITKTNIEGGIREESGESESLKIAREISKMQNQLVEKQQMVNQIIEARTKYAARQASLSDLNQEKRQELTQLKDSTAVWRVEEGKLSERIQGYTERLLDKYNLTPEAILAPDYVVVSIEDEDAVRSQIKQLTADLTGLGNVNLDSIQEYEQEKERFETFDRERKDVQSSVNNLNKIIQDMDESMVKQFKAVVDEVNAALPQSFAKLFGGGSAALVYTDPDDLLNTGIDIKVNPPGKKITNINLLSGGEKSLVALSVLFSILKVRPLPLVILDEAEAPLDPANVERFAKYIKNFTDDTQFIVVTHREGTMENCDVLYGVTMEQKGITKIVKIKLNQAKVLVDAEAGLERPEV